DNA from Daucus carota subsp. sativus chromosome 1, DH1 v3.0, whole genome shotgun sequence:
atataaacagccttcacttatcattgcagaagaacggcaccactgagttagaaatcaagcaatAGAACTATCACCAAAGAGAGGTAGAGTTGTGGTATTGACAGAGAGGAGGTCgtatttagatgatccaaaaccctacaatctatggaggtatttataggtgcagagaaaattgtgtgctactctttcccataattaaataatctgaaacaaaatcagattaaaactttcaaactactatattccataaataatttgaaacaaaatcagattctgaaatttacttctaatatacccgaaactaaaaaaagttattctaatttttgatatttttcattcaaaaatccataaaattagaaaatagaaCGTAGCGATGTGAGATGCGCCACATATAcgccctcgcttctcctttatataagtatattaatgattgattgattgatgattgattgatgattAGGCTTGAGTGTATATTGTTAAAagttaaaatcaataaattttagaataatacAAATAACATCGTCCGGCCAATAAGAAACTACTACCATTTAGGTACATGCGTCAAAATATTTAGCTGTTTGGTATTGAAAAAAATCTTGTTCAATTTTCTGACATATATTCACTGTGGTCATCACCGGTCGATTTTCAACTTTTGTGCGTGTTTCacgaattattttttaatacgtGTTTCACGACTTGTTCCGTCTCtttcattaataaaattttgtcaCCTTTTACGTATAACCCAAACTATAGTGCAGTTCAAAATGATGTGTAAAGTTGAAAAATTAGATTTGATTCAATCGCTTTGTGTTTCAAGCGCGTGTTCGATACATAAATTTGAAGCTGGAAGTGAATTGTATTGACAGTTTAAGCTGGAAGtgaatggatttcaaacaatctcaatcgaatatactcggatttcatgaatgaaaaaaatactttaaaatctcaatctaaTACAGCTTTCTAAATGTTTGAATACCGATTTGAAATCGATAAACTGCAATAACTTGATTCGATAGAAATTCTAGATGAAAAGTGCTTCGGTATCTAAAAAAAATGTGTCCAGCTTTTTTCCCAAATCTAATTAGTAATATGTTAGTATGAGGCGGCAAAATatggttttggtttggttttggttcttacaaaatggatttggtttagataaatgaaccaaaaccattttcaaaccatatattaatacatgtggttatggttttagtttaaattatgggtaactagtttagtaagtaaaaataagtattatataatgagcaaaaattaatacactcgagtgacaatataatgaatactaaatataacAATAGTGTATTTGAGTGTGTGAGTTGGTGTAGTGGTTTAATCTTTTGGCTTAgcaaaacaaaagaaagaaaagcaaaagaaCATAATAGTGTGTGGAGAGttataaaaaatcttaaaagtgaGACAAAATGTGATTAGAAccatattttgtgagaaatgtgaGACTGAAAACCAAAACAAATCCATTTTTCTAAGTGTGATTTCAAATGGATCATCAATCTCCGAGTTAAAATTAGTTGTCTAtcatttagaagaaaaaaaatgaaaacatatTGAAAAACAAGATATTAGCCAAGATTAAGTTATAAGAAAAGATCatctataatatatttgttagtGAATGTTACTAAGATTCAACTCAAATTCAAGCATGTTCAGTTGAAATATAATTCCTTGTTTGCCTTATTTTAAATTCCCGAAATAATTCAGTTAtgtatattagaaaatatatatttgaataatttatctttataaataagtaattttaaatatttctaaaatattcaATATTAAAATGTGAAGCTTTTTTCCAAAAAAGGTTTTCTCTTACATAAAAAGACCGGTTAAACATGtccaatataaaaatttaaatttttttattcaatatacGAAGTGCATGTGCTTTTTGTATTTGTATGAAAAGTCAGATGGAGCATTCATATTTTCACCGTCTTTGTTCTCATTATATATCAGTATCACATTTCTTCTATAAATAGGAGCTCGATTTTCCCCATTCTTATCAGCTTATTCAAAATATTCACAATGCTCATTAAGCCACAGCTACTGCTTTATCAGCAGACTAATCTCTTCACAGCCAAAAGCACACTATCTCCGCTGCACACAACTTTTGCCTATAACAACCTCATTGATCGAAAAAGAGAAATTTGTAACGCAAAAAAGAAAACACACAGCACTGCTGAGTGTTGCGTTCGCGGAGAAAGTAGTAAACTAAATGCTGTTGCAAGCCCCGGTGTTCCCGCTCCTCTTGCTGCCAACGCTCCTAGGAAGACAATTAAGATCACGACGACGGTGATTGTTCAAATAAAGGATGACGGATTGTTGGATTATATCGATAATATTATGGGCAGAAAAATCCTAGTCCAGCTTGTTGCTGCAGAGGATAATTACAACAGTGAGTATACTACCTCTGTCCCAacatttttttacacttttattTTTGGGTGGTCCGTTCAATTTTTTAcgtttcaaaacttaccaaaaatagttaacAGGACCCGCTACCTCcccacttttttactttttcgCACTACTTTTACTTCATTACTATCTGTCTTTTATATATCAGAAATCaatagacttttttttttcttttccactactttatgcATATTTTATAACCTCTATGATCAAACCATACATAAACAAATGGGTGGACGGAGAgagtacattttttttaattgtgttttatctTAATGCAATACGTGTTAATGTTTTGTTAATGGATGGATAGACGACAAAATAATCGAAGGAAAAGCTTACAAGGAAGGGATGGAAGATGACAATGACATAGAGTACAAGTGTGAGTTTGATGTGCCAGAAGGGTTCGGGGATATTGGCGGGGTGCTTGTCGAAAATAAACACGGCAAGGAAGTGTATGTGAGAAGGATATATCTTGATGGCTTTCCTGGTGGGAGAATTGTGGTGAGCTGCAAGTCATTTGTTCAGCCCTCTACAAAGGAAGAGACCATCAAGAGAATCTTCTTCTCTAACAAGGTCAGTCACTTGACTTAAACTTTGTTTTAATCATTTTGTTGCGGAACTCGGATTCTGAAAGAAATGAGACAGAAAATATAGGGGCACTTATGTCAAGTGCTTTCGGACTTCTTTTAACACTTTAAGTTgcttctatattttatatattgttatatattgTTTGGCAAAAGGAGCTTAAATGCTTGTTTTGGGTATTTTAAGTCAGAAGTTGAAAGTCAGAAATACTAACTTTTTTTGGACTTTTTACCGACTTATAAAGTAAAGTTAATTATCCAaaaacttttaataacttataagtcaagctcacttatcacttataatcttCTTCTTTACCTTAACCAAcaagtcacttattttaaactaatCCAAACGGTCCCATAATAACAAAAGGTGGACTGCTTTTTAAAGATCAGTTGTTTAAAGTTATTGTTCAAATATAAATGAGAGTGAGAGTTTATGTTTCACCAGAAAACTTTAGCAGTAACTTGTCTGTGAATTGTGAAAGCAGTTTTCTTAAAATTAGGCTGATTGATGAATGCATGTAAAAACACAAAGAGTAATAATTGTTTGCGATAATTTGAATGACAGTCATACCTGCCAACCAATACCCCAAGTGGATTAATTGACTATAGGGCAGAAGACTTGCGTGCTCTCAGAGGTGATGGCAACGGGGAGCGAAAGTATGGCGAAAGAATCTATGACTATGATGTCTACAACGATCTTGGTAATCCTGATAAATATGAAGATCCTGAAAAGAACCATGGTCTGAAGAGAAAAGTGCTTGGAGGCAGTCCAGAACTCCCTTATCCAAGGCGTGGTAGAACTGGCCGCCCACGCTGCAAGAACGGTATAAATATATGCATTGATCAACAGTACTAAAGTAAATCTAGTCCGATAGTAGTGAAGAAATTTATCAAGTTCAAGTAACACATGTGTAAttaatttattaccatattattgATCTTTTGCTGTGTGTGTGAATTTAGATAAGACTGCAGAATCACTTACCACAGACAACATCTATGTTCCAAGGGACGAATATTTCTCCGAGGTGAAGATGGAGAACCACACAGACACTACAAAAGGAGGAAAGACACAGGCATTTGTGCCCGGAAtggaaaattttattattggcaAAGAACTAGGATTTCCATATTTCACAGCCATAGATGAGCTTttcaatgaagatgatgatctgtcagaaaaatttcaagaaaaacttaaaaatgttTTCCTTGCAATCATAAATTTTCTTCCTTCCTGGGGAAAAAAGGTTTTGCGGTTTAGAACTCCCTCAGTGCTTGACAGTAAGATTTTaactatatttacttattttgcagaacatattAAATTCATACTTATGATAGGTTATGTCATTTGCCCTATTGGGATGCAGGAGATAAATTCATCTGGATAAAAGATGAAGAGTTTGGTCGTCAAACGCTTGCTGGAATCAACCCTTGTAGCATACAATTGGTTAAGGTATATATATGTCACGCTTAAACATTAGTTCTGTATTCCAAGAAAAATGGAATTAGTTCCATACTGAGGTACAGTAAATAGTTATACCTTGAGGTAGGTGCCAACACTAGGATCATCTGCCTGTGTGTAGGCACTTGAAATATTCTTAAATATGTGCAGGAATGGCCATTAAAAAGTAATCTTGATCCTGCTATTTATGGACCGCCAGAATCAGCAATCACTACGGAAGTGGTGGAAATGGTGATGCTAGGGCGCATTACTGTTGATGAGGTAAAATGAATCATATGAACTATTGATTATTCTAGTTTTGAAGAAAACTCAAAGCATGCAATCACTTCACTGTTCTGTACCTGGATTTCGATTTTTCGTGTGCAGGCTATTAAAGAGAAGAGGCTTTTTGTTATAGATTACCATGATCTTTTTTTGCCATATGTTCATAAAGTAAGAGACTTGGAAGGAACAAATCTTTATGGAGCAAGGGCATTGTTTTTTAGAACTCCTTTGGAGACTTTAAAACCGATAGCCATTGAGTTGGTTCGGCCAAAGGGAAGAGGAAAAGACCAATGGAAGCAGGTATATTTACCAGGTTGGGATTCTACATCGGGCTGGCTATGGAAGCTAGCTAAAGCTCAATTCCTGGCGCTGGACTCCGGTTATCACCAGCTAATTAGCCATTGGTATGTAGCTTACTTATAACTAGCAGTTGCATGATTGTAACCTTGCCATGTTTTGTTTATGCTAACTTGAATTGATGTAACCAGACCGAAGCCTCTGAAACAATTTCCTTCAAATAATGAATATGAGCTTTTTTACTACACATACATGTATTTAGAAGTGAAACTAGGACTTCGAAATAGCCAAGCTAAAATAATAAACAGTTAATTCATATAGGATAGCGGGGCTCAAAATCAAGTTTTTACCCACGTTTATCTTAATGTTATAGAATATATTCTCCATTAAGTTTAGAAAGCCAGAGCTCAATACCCTTGTTACTCATATTAAAGCAACATAGTTACAGAACTTAATCAGTTTGATATCTATATTGAATCTAGTTTGCTGCTGCAGGATAAGAACTCATTGTTCGGTAGAGCCATATGTACTTGCAACAAATCGGCAACTTAGTGCAATGCACCCAATATATAGACTGCTAAAACCTCATCTCAGATACACAATGAATATAAATTCTCTGGCGCGCCAAGATCTAATTAATGCAGATGGAATTATCGAGTCATCATTTTCACCAGGTAAGTACTGTATGGAAATAAGCTCTGGTGCTTACAGAGAATTGTGGCGTTTTGATCAAGAAGGATTGCCAGCAGATCTCATTAAAAGGTATGTTGTCTCATGTCTGTTCACTAAAAATAGTAAAGATAATTTTGCATATGCTAGACATAAGCGATTTACAAGTGAAATCACAATTATAATGTCTATTAGGGGAATGGCCGAGAAAGATCCAAACTCAGACACTGGAGTAAAATTAACAATAGAAGACTATCCTTATGCCAGCGATGGTCTAATTCTCTGGAAGATCATTAAGGAATGGGTCAGTGCATATGTCAATCGTTACTACCCGAATGAAAGCTACATAAAATCCGACAACGAAATCAATGGCTGGTGGACAGAAATTCGTACTGTAGGCCACGGGGACAAAAAGGATGAACCATGGTGGCCCAAGTTGGAAAACCAGGATGACTTAACTGAAATCTTGGTAACCATCATATGGGTAGCATCAGGACACCATGCAGCTGTCAACTTTGGACAATACGATTTTGCTGCTTATTTTCCGAATAGGCCTACAATTTCTAGGACTAAGATGCCTAATGAAGATAAAACAGACGAGTCTTGGAAGTCATTTCTGTCCAGGCCTGAGGACGAGATTTTATCATGCTATCCTACTCCAATACAAGTTGGAAAGGTGTTGGCAACTTTGACAGCATTGTCGAATCATTCGCCAGATGAAGAATATATTGGTCAGGAACCAGAGCCGTCTTGGACTGAAGACGAAGTTATAAACCTGGCATATGAACTGTTTTATAATAGGCTGCTAGAGCTTGATGGTATTATTGAtgcaagaaacaaaaatcacaaattgAGAAACAGGACTGGAGCTGGGGTGGTGCCATATGAGTTTCTAAAGCCTAAATCAGAACCTGGAATTACTTCCAAGGGAGTTCCTAACAGTGTTTCCATCTAATTTGATGATTTAGGCAATACACGTGAGTGTGATTCTCACAACAGAGTGTCTTACAGAGCTtggttttcttaaatttttcCAGTAGCACTGCTTGCAAAATTAAAATGCTTCCTCCAATGATCAATAATATTACGTACTTATTTATAGCTCTCAAGTGCACTTTGTATACACTACCGTACCATTTCActtctaaaattataaacataatataCCATATGTTAAGTGCGACCACCACTTCACTTCTAAAATTATAACTTCGTATACTGGATGTCAAATATAATTAGTACGCACTTTTGAGTGTAGACCACTTCAAATATTAGACTTCTAGAACTATAACTTCATCTGCcggacttgtaacttcattatagtGTGTACTTTTGTCAAGTCTTACTAATCTTGTTAACTCTTAGAGAACATTTTAGTCTTGTTGTCATCATATTCTTCCTCAAACTCATTTCCATTTGTTAAAACCTTTCgggaattaaaatttgaatatttcatTCATTTATTTACGAAAACAAATCATTTAAATTGTAAAATAACCATATTTTCTCCTCTACAAATTAATATTGATTTCCAAATTCAATATCTTAATTTAATGACAGTAGTATAAacagatataattaaaaaagtcATTCATAATTGAAATGTGTTAAATATGCGAATTGATATCCTATTATAGGACAAAGAGATGATTTAATGCAATTTAAATGAGTatttcattattaaaaaatgatatatatgagTTTCAAGTTCTCACAAAGATTGTTAATGGTGGAAATGAACTTGTAAGAAGATACGTGTAAAAAGAGCTGATACACTCGTCAACAGCTCGACGCTGGACTTGAAAAAAGCTCGATTTGGCTTTGATTCGTTTCATTAATGAGTCGATCTTGAACACAATATTATAGATCGATTAAGAGACGAGCTAAACATGATCACAATGTAGTTCGACTCCATTGttcacaaataattttgttaatgtgTTCGTGAAAATTATTCACGAGTATAGTTCATGAATCGGCTCACGAAGAAGTTCGTGAAGACGTTGGATTAGTAAGTTTGttatctttattaaaaaaaataagttcaaGATCATCACTTTATTGATTTATTAGTAGTCGGtcaataaattgaaaaataattgagCTTGTTTATAAGTATGCAATCCAGTtatcttataaaaatataattactgTCAATATTGATTGTATTACAgtattcaataatatatatattcaatgtTATTCATAGAGCATTTATTGTaaacaattataatatatatatatatacacacacatctacatacatatatatatataatcttattcCATTACAAACTCCCTTACTCTACAACTAAAAACAACCTCCAACATCACTAACTTCTAAAGCAagtatcactaatttctacaaCAAcctcacctccacctccaccaaCCCCCACTATCACGTCTACCTCCATCTCCTTCAGCTCCGCCTCTACCGCTACCTACATCACTCCACTGCACGTCCATGCCCCTTGTTCCCCAACGACCATCACCTCCACCTTCACTATATCTATCACCACaaatccacctccacctccacatccgcctCACCTTCACCATCTTCAAAACCCCACAAAATAATAAATCGCAGCTGCTTGGATTTATCTTGCTAGAATCTCACAAGTTTAATCTATATGCAAAGAATCACAAAATTTCCCTacaaatcactaatttctaaaaCAAATATCACTATGTTATActgatttttaatgtttaactaagggttggtttgtatttgataacTAGCCTATGTATATTTCTAGTTATATCTATTatgttcaaatttgtttgtaattcttttgtcatttttaggataatttttttaattttttggagtAAACTTCTTTTTTTTGACAAGAATGCACTAGCTCGCAACGAGATACTCCGAGAAATTTCCTTCAttcaaaaagcttattatctaattGGAAGATATGAAAAtgtcactacgccatatatggcctacaACAACATCCAAAAAATGATGCCATAACCCCAaaatatgttgcaatagcccataaatgggctattgcaacataaaatttaagttgcttTTTTCCATGTTGCCCTAGGCTTCTATTGCAACATAATGATCATCTACTGCAACATAGGGTTTTCTGTTACAATAGACATGCTACTGCAACAACCAACTACCCTATTGCAACTGAAATTTTATGTTAcgttaaaccttttgatttcaaaaaaaatgggaCCCACGTGTGGGTCAGACACGTGTCAGTCCCATGTAGAGGTCAAAGTGTGGGGCCCACAAGGGCTACTTTctacaacatatatttgtactaaATATCTGATATATATGTGTTAATGCAACATTAAACTACTATGCAAAAGTTTACTATATCAACTGCAAAATTAACTAATCATTCATACAAACCAAAGTTCAAAACAAATCCAACCAAACTAAACTACCTAACAAATCCAACTCATCCTTTAGGTCTTCTTCACACAATCAATGTTGCGAGAGCCACCTGTTATAGTGACATGAGTGTTCCTTAGCTTTGCGAGCTGAATTGCGTAGTGACCAACACCGCCTCAAGCTGCAACAGTTAGTATGTTCATAGGTTGGCGTCTTTTCATAGAACAACTCCCGCTGTGATGTGGCATTGGTAAGTGGTTAACCCTTGAGTGCCTAATGCGGCACATTCACCAGCTGATAGTTCAAGTGGCCTTAGAACTGTTACTTCTTACTTTGCTACTGCATACTCAACTAATCCACCTCCAGTCTGTTTCAATATCATAATGAGCAAAAATTAATGAGCAAACATAACAGTACCAACTGAAATGTTTCTCGCATAATCCATTCCGCAATATATGAAGTACTTGGTCGAACCAAAACGGAGATATAAGAGTATTCTATACCGTTGTTCCAAGCATGGCCATAACTTTTTCGCCTTTCTTGAATTTTCTAACTGCAAATCCAACATCCACAACCTAACCTGAGATATCAGAACCATgcattaatgttttattttccaaaaatcaAATGCATGACAAAGCAAATTAGAAGAGCGGTGGTGACTGGATACATGTTAACGTTTCCACAAATAAGCAAAAGTAGATGAAATCgaacaaaattttaaagaaaaataagtAACCACAActataagaaaaaaaaagtgaacACTCCACAAGACAAAGAAAAAGCAGGTGACAATGTATTAGACTAAAACTTCTGGAACACTAAACAAGATAGATAGAACATAACATAATTCAGTGAATCATAGTTCACTCcatgaagttaaaaaaaaaaaaacaaaaacgaacaataaaatttaaactactAGTTCCCATTACCCATTTTtcactatatattatataaaaagctCGACTATCTGAGAATACATGTAGCACTGGAACAGTAAGccgcaaaagaaaaaaaaagtgctAGTACAGCTATTAGTAAAACATGCTTTGATAAAATTAGGGAAGAAGATTAGAAAGCAAAACATCACATTTAATTCATTCCTCTTGGCGTGCTATAAAGATTAATAGTACAGATATTAgtaaaacattttatttacCTTAATAATCGGTCT
Protein-coding regions in this window:
- the LOC108198193 gene encoding linoleate 13S-lipoxygenase 2-1, chloroplastic, translated to MLIKPQLLLYQQTNLFTAKSTLSPLHTTFAYNNLIDRKREICNAKKKTHSTAECCVRGESSKLNAVASPGVPAPLAANAPRKTIKITTTVIVQIKDDGLLDYIDNIMGRKILVQLVAAEDNYNNDKIIEGKAYKEGMEDDNDIEYKCEFDVPEGFGDIGGVLVENKHGKEVYVRRIYLDGFPGGRIVVSCKSFVQPSTKEETIKRIFFSNKSYLPTNTPSGLIDYRAEDLRALRGDGNGERKYGERIYDYDVYNDLGNPDKYEDPEKNHGLKRKVLGGSPELPYPRRGRTGRPRCKNDKTAESLTTDNIYVPRDEYFSEVKMENHTDTTKGGKTQAFVPGMENFIIGKELGFPYFTAIDELFNEDDDLSEKFQEKLKNVFLAIINFLPSWGKKVLRFRTPSVLDRDKFIWIKDEEFGRQTLAGINPCSIQLVKEWPLKSNLDPAIYGPPESAITTEVVEMVMLGRITVDEAIKEKRLFVIDYHDLFLPYVHKVRDLEGTNLYGARALFFRTPLETLKPIAIELVRPKGRGKDQWKQVYLPGWDSTSGWLWKLAKAQFLALDSGYHQLISHWIRTHCSVEPYVLATNRQLSAMHPIYRLLKPHLRYTMNINSLARQDLINADGIIESSFSPGKYCMEISSGAYRELWRFDQEGLPADLIKRGMAEKDPNSDTGVKLTIEDYPYASDGLILWKIIKEWVSAYVNRYYPNESYIKSDNEINGWWTEIRTVGHGDKKDEPWWPKLENQDDLTEILVTIIWVASGHHAAVNFGQYDFAAYFPNRPTISRTKMPNEDKTDESWKSFLSRPEDEILSCYPTPIQVGKVLATLTALSNHSPDEEYIGQEPEPSWTEDEVINLAYELFYNRLLELDGIIDARNKNHKLRNRTGAGVVPYEFLKPKSEPGITSKGVPNSVSI